A stretch of the Rhizobium leguminosarum genome encodes the following:
- a CDS encoding NAD(P)-dependent oxidoreductase produces MAIGNSSIVTSLLIEVQMQTFAIIGAGAMGSAVAKRLVDHGATVLTCLEGRSEQTIARAKAAGMVPVGRQELTKAELILSIVPPAEAIGVAGLVAEISSGVQAPPPFIDLNAIAPKTMQALAARFGRSGVEVLDGAIIGGPPVPGKSGPTLYISGDTAARSRLLEECGLKIRRLDGPLGAASALKMCYAGINKGFVGLGTAMLLAASRSGAAESLKAELSESLPDIDRKLSRSIPDIYPKAYRWVAEMQEIADFLGEDDPAAGIFRGMADVFSRLADDIKGSHVLARQLDEILGSPETAGAMVMP; encoded by the coding sequence ATGGCCATCGGCAATAGCTCTATCGTGACGTCGTTACTCATCGAGGTTCAGATGCAGACTTTTGCAATCATCGGAGCGGGCGCAATGGGAAGCGCGGTCGCCAAACGGCTGGTCGACCACGGTGCCACCGTGCTGACCTGTCTCGAAGGCCGCAGCGAACAGACGATCGCGCGGGCTAAGGCGGCGGGCATGGTACCGGTCGGCCGCCAGGAGCTGACGAAGGCAGAGCTCATCCTATCGATCGTTCCGCCGGCGGAAGCGATCGGGGTTGCCGGGCTCGTCGCGGAGATATCGTCGGGGGTGCAGGCGCCACCGCCCTTCATCGACCTCAACGCAATTGCACCGAAAACCATGCAGGCATTGGCGGCACGGTTCGGCAGAAGCGGTGTGGAGGTGTTGGATGGCGCCATCATCGGCGGGCCGCCGGTTCCCGGCAAATCAGGTCCGACCCTCTATATCAGCGGCGATACAGCGGCGCGAAGCAGGCTGCTCGAAGAGTGCGGCCTCAAAATCCGCAGGCTCGATGGGCCTCTCGGCGCCGCTTCGGCGCTGAAGATGTGTTATGCCGGCATCAACAAGGGCTTTGTCGGCCTCGGCACCGCAATGCTGCTCGCCGCATCCCGTTCCGGAGCTGCCGAAAGCCTGAAGGCCGAGCTATCCGAAAGTCTTCCGGACATCGACCGCAAACTGTCGAGATCCATTCCAGACATATATCCGAAAGCCTATCGTTGGGTTGCCGAAATGCAGGAGATCGCCGATTTTCTCGGGGAGGATGATCCGGCGGCGGGGATTTTTCGGGGCATGGCTGATGTTTTCTCCAGGCTGGCCGACGACATCAAGGGCAGCCACGTGCTGGCCAGGCAGTTAGACGAGATCCTTGGCTCCCCGGAAACCGCCGGCGCGATGGTCATGCCATAG
- a CDS encoding universal stress protein — protein sequence MYRTIICGIGMGSRQTAIRLLRRAAGLVDEGGNVVVMHAVENIPHRHLTGLPEEFETTAIVDAQRKLVLLCKELAIPATVEVRIGVAASVLVSAARERSADLILLSSHVADITDYVFSSIVDKVVRHAGCSVLIDRRPDQAHDGSAPQEEDTLAL from the coding sequence ATGTATAGAACGATTATCTGCGGCATCGGCATGGGCTCCCGACAAACGGCAATCCGTCTCCTGCGCCGGGCGGCAGGGCTCGTGGACGAAGGCGGAAACGTCGTCGTCATGCATGCGGTCGAGAACATCCCCCACCGTCATCTGACGGGCCTTCCCGAGGAATTCGAGACGACCGCTATCGTCGATGCCCAGAGGAAACTTGTATTGCTCTGCAAGGAGCTCGCCATTCCGGCGACAGTCGAGGTTCGCATCGGCGTTGCCGCGTCCGTGCTCGTGTCGGCCGCCCGGGAGAGATCAGCCGATCTCATCCTGCTTTCATCCCATGTGGCGGATATCACCGACTATGTCTTCTCCTCGATCGTCGACAAGGTCGTGCGTCACGCCGGATGCTCGGTTCTCATCGACCGGCGGCCCGATCAAGCGCATGACGGCTCGGCTCCTCAGGAAGAAGACACGCTGGCGCTCTAA
- a CDS encoding DnaJ C-terminal domain-containing protein gives MSQDPYELLGVKRDASQKDIQSAFRKLAKKLHPDLNPGDRHAEERFKEVSTAYEILSDEGKRGRFDRGEIDMTGAERAQRSYYRDYASASGSENPYHNSAGFADFGDADSSFANFFSRRAGGSRMRSHGQDRRFSMQVDFLDAINGTRTEVKLPDGPQLDVQIPPGTRDGQTLRLRGKGEPGIAGGPPGDALIEIRVSPHRFFTRDGDDIRLELPISLGEAVLGGKVRVPTPSGPVNLTLPPHSNTGRVLRLKGKGVANRGGGHGDVYVSLKIVLPDNPDERLTSLMKEWEAAHPYNPRKNMEA, from the coding sequence ATGAGCCAGGATCCATACGAGCTTCTGGGTGTGAAGCGGGATGCGTCGCAAAAGGACATCCAAAGCGCCTTTCGTAAGCTCGCCAAAAAACTTCACCCCGATCTTAATCCCGGCGACAGACACGCCGAGGAGCGTTTCAAGGAAGTTTCGACTGCCTACGAGATCTTGAGCGACGAGGGAAAACGCGGGCGCTTCGATCGCGGCGAGATCGACATGACGGGCGCCGAGCGGGCGCAACGCAGTTATTACCGCGACTATGCCTCGGCGAGCGGTTCCGAAAATCCCTACCACAACAGTGCCGGCTTTGCCGATTTCGGCGATGCCGACAGTTCCTTTGCCAATTTCTTTTCGCGCCGCGCCGGCGGCAGCAGGATGCGCAGCCATGGCCAGGATCGGCGGTTCTCCATGCAGGTCGACTTTCTGGACGCCATCAACGGCACCAGGACCGAAGTCAAGCTGCCGGACGGGCCACAACTCGATGTGCAGATCCCGCCCGGAACCCGCGACGGCCAGACCTTGCGGCTGCGCGGCAAGGGCGAGCCGGGTATTGCAGGCGGGCCGCCGGGGGATGCCCTCATCGAGATCCGCGTGAGCCCTCACCGCTTCTTCACGCGGGACGGCGACGACATCCGCCTGGAACTGCCGATCTCGCTTGGCGAGGCGGTGCTCGGCGGCAAGGTCCGCGTGCCGACACCGTCGGGACCCGTCAATCTGACGCTGCCCCCGCACTCGAATACGGGGAGGGTCCTGCGTCTCAAGGGCAAAGGCGTTGCCAACCGCGGCGGCGGGCACGGCGATGTCTATGTCTCCCTGAAGATCGTGCTGCCCGACAATCCCGACGAACGGCTGACGTCCCTGATGAAGGAATGGGAGGCGGCGCATCCATACAATCCGAGGAAGAACATGGAGGCTTGA
- a CDS encoding chaperone modulator CbpM: MDDLEFRLYLKIDVVQLDFWIEQGWLIPETSGERRWFRDADVARARLIQDLMGDMGVNEAGVDVVIDLIDQLYDLRGTMGKLVTAIGRQEREVQRRLFESLEDIDRVE, from the coding sequence ATGGATGATCTCGAATTCCGTCTTTACTTGAAAATCGATGTCGTCCAGCTCGATTTTTGGATCGAACAGGGCTGGTTGATTCCAGAGACGTCCGGCGAAAGGCGATGGTTTCGCGACGCCGACGTTGCCCGCGCCAGGCTCATTCAGGATTTGATGGGCGACATGGGTGTCAACGAAGCCGGCGTCGATGTCGTCATTGATCTGATCGATCAGTTGTATGACCTGCGGGGAACGATGGGCAAGCTGGTGACGGCTATCGGCAGGCAGGAGCGGGAGGTTCAGCGCCGGCTGTTCGAGAGCCTCGAAGACATCGACCGGGTTGAATGA